From the genome of Nocardia sp. NBC_01503, one region includes:
- the menE gene encoding o-succinylbenzoate--CoA ligase: protein MPTGASVGDVLPHLREALEGNGPAWLPVPTADRREAQRLSGSLRPGEEIDDAVALVVTTSGTTGIPKGAMLSAAALRASGEATHDRLGGPGQWLLALPTHHIAGIQVLLRSILAGTEPAVLDVSGGFLPEGLAAAIGGMRGPRRYTSLVPTQLIKALDEPVAAAALADLDGVLIGGAATPKPVLERARAAGITVFRTYGMSETCGGCVYEGIPLDGTEVRIENGRVLLGGAMLADGYRNQPDHPAFAEPGWFRTEDAGSFENGVLTVTGRLDEAIMTGGLLVLPQVVEAVLITHPAVSECVVLGLPDARLGQRVVTAIVTAPGATAPTLDELREHVVAELDAIAAPRELAVLQELPLRGPGKPDRAALREYLQSTSRN from the coding sequence ATGCCCACCGGTGCATCGGTAGGCGACGTATTGCCGCACCTGCGGGAAGCCCTCGAGGGCAACGGCCCCGCATGGCTGCCCGTACCCACCGCCGACCGCCGTGAAGCGCAACGCCTCAGCGGCAGTCTGCGCCCCGGCGAGGAGATCGACGATGCGGTGGCGCTGGTCGTCACCACCTCGGGCACCACCGGAATCCCCAAGGGCGCCATGCTGTCCGCGGCCGCCCTGCGCGCCAGCGGCGAGGCCACGCACGACCGGCTCGGCGGACCCGGACAGTGGTTGCTGGCGCTGCCGACCCATCACATCGCGGGCATCCAGGTGCTGCTGCGCAGCATTCTGGCCGGCACCGAACCGGCCGTCCTCGATGTCTCGGGCGGCTTCCTGCCCGAGGGGCTGGCCGCCGCCATCGGCGGTATGCGCGGACCGCGCCGCTACACCTCGCTGGTACCGACCCAGCTGATCAAGGCCCTGGACGAACCGGTCGCCGCGGCCGCGCTGGCCGACCTCGACGGCGTCCTCATCGGTGGTGCGGCCACCCCGAAACCGGTGCTGGAGCGCGCTCGCGCCGCGGGCATCACGGTCTTTCGCACCTACGGTATGAGTGAGACCTGCGGCGGCTGCGTCTACGAGGGAATTCCCTTGGACGGCACCGAGGTTCGCATCGAGAACGGCCGAGTCCTGCTGGGCGGGGCCATGCTCGCCGACGGCTACCGCAATCAGCCCGATCATCCGGCCTTCGCCGAACCCGGCTGGTTCCGCACCGAGGACGCGGGCAGCTTCGAGAACGGCGTGCTGACGGTCACCGGGCGACTCGACGAAGCGATCATGACCGGCGGCCTGCTGGTGCTGCCGCAGGTGGTCGAGGCCGTGCTCATCACGCATCCGGCCGTCTCCGAATGCGTGGTCCTGGGCCTGCCCGACGCCCGCCTGGGCCAGCGTGTGGTCACCGCCATCGTGACGGCACCCGGTGCGACGGCACCGACCCTCGACGAACTCCGCGAACACGTGGTCGCCGAACTCGACGCCATCGCCGCACCCCGCGAACTCGCTGTCCTGCAAGAACTCCCACTGCGCGGCCCGGGCAAACCCGACCGCGCCGCGCTGCGCGAGTACCTCCAGTCGACTTCCCGCAACTGA
- a CDS encoding DUF3349 domain-containing protein: MTTPEQPNSDPARTPPRSNVLQKVLDWLKAGYPQGIPQSDYVALLAVLHRRLTDYEVHLVVEELVSERVATGEIERADIEAAISRVAKEQPGEDDIARVASRLAAGGWPLATPTSD, encoded by the coding sequence GTGACCACTCCGGAACAGCCGAACTCCGATCCGGCTCGCACCCCGCCGCGCTCGAATGTGCTGCAGAAAGTCCTGGACTGGCTCAAAGCCGGGTATCCGCAGGGCATTCCGCAGTCCGACTACGTGGCCCTGCTCGCGGTGCTGCATCGTCGGCTCACCGATTACGAGGTGCACCTGGTGGTTGAGGAGCTCGTCAGCGAGCGCGTGGCCACCGGCGAGATCGAGCGCGCCGATATCGAGGCCGCCATTTCCCGAGTTGCCAAGGAACAACCCGGCGAGGACGATATCGCTCGGGTGGCCTCCCGGCTGGCAGCCGGTGGATGGCCGCTGGCGACACCGACGTCCGACTGA
- a CDS encoding inorganic phosphate transporter, whose product MSAELLVLLIVVLTALVFDFTNGFHDTANAMATSIATGALPPRTAVLLSGGLNLVGAFLSVAVAATVAEGIVDLSEVSGRALLDIVFAGLVGGILWNLFTWLLGLPSSSSHALFGGLIGATVAALGWDGVIWTAGSKGVLAKIIIPALAAPIVAALVAALGSWAVYRITGRSNGKTVENGFRWGQIGSASLVSLAHGTNDAQKTMGIIFLALIAHGSAKASDPLPLWVIVSCAVAIALGTCLGGWRIIRTLGKGLVDIAPPQGFAAESTSAAIILTSAHFGLPLSTTQTVTGSILGSGIGRPGAEVRWGVLGRMVVAWVLTLPLAGVVGAVCWGILHAIGGTAGVLVVFALLIAMAALIWRRSKQTPVNSHNVNADWQDEPAVAPAPVRSDDTVGNGIG is encoded by the coding sequence GTGTCTGCCGAACTGCTCGTTCTGCTGATCGTTGTTCTCACGGCCCTGGTATTCGACTTCACCAACGGATTCCATGACACCGCGAACGCGATGGCCACCTCGATCGCCACCGGTGCGCTCCCCCCTCGAACTGCTGTACTTCTCTCCGGCGGGCTCAATCTCGTCGGCGCGTTCCTCAGCGTCGCGGTGGCGGCCACCGTCGCCGAGGGCATTGTCGACCTCTCCGAGGTGAGTGGACGGGCCCTGCTCGACATCGTCTTCGCGGGCCTGGTCGGCGGCATTCTCTGGAATCTGTTCACCTGGCTGTTGGGTTTGCCGTCGAGTTCCTCGCACGCGCTCTTCGGCGGTCTGATCGGCGCCACCGTCGCCGCGCTGGGCTGGGACGGGGTGATCTGGACCGCGGGCAGCAAGGGCGTGCTCGCCAAGATCATCATTCCGGCCCTGGCCGCGCCCATCGTGGCCGCGCTGGTCGCCGCGCTCGGCTCCTGGGCGGTCTACCGGATCACCGGTCGCAGCAATGGCAAGACCGTGGAGAACGGCTTCCGCTGGGGGCAGATCGGCTCCGCCTCACTGGTCTCGCTCGCGCACGGCACCAATGACGCGCAGAAGACCATGGGCATCATCTTCCTGGCGCTCATCGCGCACGGATCGGCCAAGGCCAGTGATCCGCTGCCGCTGTGGGTCATCGTCTCCTGCGCGGTCGCCATCGCGCTCGGCACCTGCCTGGGCGGCTGGCGCATCATCCGCACGCTCGGCAAGGGCCTGGTCGATATCGCGCCGCCGCAGGGCTTCGCCGCCGAATCCACCAGTGCGGCGATCATTCTCACCTCGGCGCATTTCGGCCTGCCGCTCTCCACCACGCAGACCGTGACCGGATCCATCCTGGGTTCGGGTATCGGACGGCCCGGCGCGGAGGTGCGCTGGGGAGTGCTGGGGCGCATGGTGGTGGCGTGGGTGCTGACCCTGCCGCTGGCCGGTGTGGTCGGCGCGGTCTGCTGGGGCATCCTGCACGCCATCGGCGGCACCGCCGGTGTGCTGGTGGTCTTCGCACTGCTGATCGCCATGGCCGCGCTGATCTGGCGGCGCTCCAAGCAGACTCCGGTCAATTCGCACAATGTGAATGCCGACTGGCAGGACGAGCCCGCCGTGGCGCCCGCACCGGTGCGCAGCGATGACACCGTCGGCAATGGAATCGGATAG
- a CDS encoding VOC family protein, with product MEILSSRLILRPVDYQRTLEFYRDTLGLAIAREYPGGTVFFAGQGLLEVAGHGRGEGPAGFAGAIWLQVRDCADAAAELTLAGVVIDRKPTLEPWGLVEMWVRDPDDVPIVLVEIPADHPIRRDTRKP from the coding sequence ATGGAGATTCTGAGCAGTCGCCTGATCCTGCGGCCGGTGGACTATCAGCGGACGCTGGAGTTCTATCGGGACACCCTCGGGCTGGCGATTGCCCGGGAGTATCCGGGCGGCACCGTCTTCTTCGCGGGACAGGGGTTGCTCGAGGTGGCGGGGCATGGCCGCGGGGAGGGCCCGGCGGGGTTCGCGGGGGCGATCTGGTTACAGGTGCGCGATTGCGCGGACGCCGCCGCGGAGCTCACCCTCGCGGGTGTGGTGATCGATCGGAAGCCGACTCTCGAACCGTGGGGTCTGGTGGAGATGTGGGTGCGCGATCCGGACGATGTGCCGATTGTGCTGGTGGAGATCCCGGCGGATCATCCGATTCGCCGCGACACGCGAAAGCCTTAG